The following is a genomic window from Clostridium sp..
TTCTCGATGAAGACAATAACTTAACCAATATGAGTATAATTGCCACCCCACCTACAGCCGATATAATGTATCCTGCAATATCATTTATTCCAGATATGGCATAATCTGATGCCAGTGCATTATAATTGAATCCATTTTTGAATGCTTCAGGAATATATCCTACAATTCCCTTTATTTCTTCTGACCCCCATTCACCCCATGCTGTTCCTTGCGCAAGCAGCCCAATTGGACATAACAATATAAGAAGGATTAAAAGCCCGTATAAAGGTTTTCTAGCTGAAGGCTTATTTTCATATACTGCTCCAGGTGATACTTTCCTGACATAAGCAAGTACCGCCGCTGTAATACCTCCTTCTATAAGTCCAATTAGAAGATGCGGCAGCACCATGGCCGGTATTGATACGTTCAATCCATAGGGACAGTAAAGCGCTGCACCGTTTACATCCCTGAAGAGCATTGGCTGTATGCCAAATTCTATGGATGCTATTAAAGCCGCTGTTACAATTCCCACATAAGCACCTATAAAAGCCGGTATGTAATCTCCTTTAGCACTTTTCATTCTTGACTTTATAAAGCTGTAAACTGTATATCCCACAAATGGCATTACAAATGCCATATTGAAGGTATTGGCACCAAATGCAAGTATACCTCCATCACCAAAGAAAAGAGCCTGAATTAACAATGCTATTGTTACACAGATCACCGCCGCATAAGGCCCAAGCAATATAGCCGCCAGTGTGGCTCCTACTGCATGACCGGTTGTACCTCCAGGCAGCGGTACATTAAACATCATTATCAAAAATGAAAAAGCCGAGCATACGCCGAGTACGGGCAGTTTTTTCTTGGTTATCTCCTTTTTTACTTTTTTTGAAGCCCTCATCCATACCGGAACCATAACTGCAAACATGACAGCACAGGTAGACGGGCTCAAATAATTATCTGGAATATGCATAATAATTCCCCCTCCATTAAATTATATTATAAAAAAGATTAAAGCAAAACTCATACCAAACATCGAGATCCCATTTTATCTGAACTTATAAAAAGAATATTATCAAAATGATATAATTCGGTATCATTTTGATAATATTCCAGATTTATAGTTTCACATTAAGACTACATGGTATTTCAATTGTCCTGTTGAATCTTCTGCACTATTCCTTTTGCTATACCACTTGCAACCTTGTTTTGAAAATCATCACTGTTTAAAAGCCTCTCCTCCTGGGGATTGCTTATAAAGCCTACTTCTACAAGCACCGCCGGTGCAGCAGTGTTTTTTATAACATAGTAGTTGGCTGTCTTTATCCCCCTGTCTACAGAAGCTATAGCTTGTACAAGAGAGGACTGTATATACTGTGCCAGTTCCCTTCCCTCTTTGCTGGAACTGTAGTAATAGGTCTCCGTTCCCCTCGCTTCGGCTCCAGCACTGTTCATGTGTATGGATACAAAATAATCCGAACCGGCAGCATCAGATATTTCGCATCTTTTCTGCAGATCTTCGCTTACATTTGATGGCCAGGATACTCTGTCACTTGTTCTGGTGTATACTACATTTATTCCACTTTGCTGAATAATTTTTCCGATTTTCAACGCTACAGGCAAGGTTATATTTTTTTCCATGGTTCCTCCATAACCTACAGCTCCAGGATCATATCCACCATGTCCCGGGTCCAGTGTTACCACTATATTAGTTCCATTTATGAGTCTTTGTACTGCGGCATCACTTACTGCACCTTTACCGCCAATTATTTTTATTGAAGTGACTGAGGATATATTCGATTTTACTATGTTCTGCTGATTTATGCTGTTATTGTTAACAATAACAATCGGGGAGCTCGTCTGGGCTGCCGCTGCAGAACCGGAAAGGGCATCCGGAAACCCGGAACCGCTTGCCACATAGACTGTATCCATATTTATATATCCCTTGTTCAAAAATGCTTTTATAACTGCTGTATTTGTCTCATATCTGTTGATTCCGGCAAATCTTTCACAGTCTCCTATATAACCTTCAATCGAGCTCGATACTGCTCCTTCCCCTCCAATGATATATAATCTCTTTCCTCTGTTTTGATCTATAAATTGCTTTGCAGAGTCCGACAGTGTTTTTGAACTTGTAAGAATTATAGGTATCTGTCTTGCCCCTGCAACAGGTGCCATTGAAAGTGCATCTGCGAAATTTTCACCGGAAGCTATTGCTATACCATTACTGATTCCTATACTTTTTGCTACCTGGACACTAGTATCATACCTGTCATGTCCTCCAATTCTTGTAACAAGTACATTGATTTTTTCCAGTTGGTTCCTTACTGCATTGGATATTGCTCCTTCACCACCTACTATTATCGCATTTTTGGCTCCCAGTCTCTCTATTTCTGAAATAACATCATCATCCAGTCGGTTCTTTTGCGACAAAAGTATGGGAGCCTTGTTTTTTCCTGCAAGTGCCGTTGAAGAAAGTGCATCTGCAAAATCTTCTCCTGAAACTACTATTACACAATCGGCATGGGTAAAATTTTCCCTGGATACATTTACAGCTGTATCATACCTGTCTTTCCCCTCATACCTTGCTGTATCAGCTTGTGCAGCATATGCCCTGAAGCTGAATATGAAAACCAGGCACACAATTCCAAGCAATGCAAATATAATCTTTTTCCCTGTATTCATTCCTTCCTCCTTATATAACTAAAATATAACGCTGAATAATATATATTCATATTATAATTTTCCTTACACAATAAAAGACGTTATAAAACTGAATATCGCTCTCAAAACAATATTTAATAATTTTACCAGTCAATTAAAATTGTATATATGCTATAATATGTTATAATGTAATGAGTTTCTATTTAACAAGGGGGAATTTTTATATGGACAGTGGTCCGAGTAGCATTCTAATTGATCTTTTTTTAATCTTTATACTCATAATGCTGAACGCTTTTTTTTCAGCTGCGGAGATTGCAATAGTTTCAGTAAACAAATCAAGAATAAGAATACTTGCAGATAAAGGTAACAAAAAGGCTCAATTGCTGCTTGATCTCATGAAAGAACCGAACAGATTTTTAGCAACTATACAGGATATAATAACCCTGGCAGGCTTCCTTGCCAGCGCACTTTCTGCTACATCGCTTTCTAAACCTTTAGCTGTAATATTAAACAAATTCAATGTACCTTCAAGCAATGAAATTGCAATAGTACTTGGTACTATAATTTTATCTTATTTCACTCTGGTTTTCGGAGAACTTTTTCCAAAGCAGCTGGCTCTCCAAAACTCTGAAAAAATGGCACTGTTCGTGGTAAAGCCACTTTTATGGACATCAAAGATAACTTTTCCTTTTGATAAGATATTGACTCTATCACTTAATATACTTTCAAAAGTGACAAAGATTAAAAGCACAAATATAAAAAATAATGTTTCCATAGAAGAAATACAGCTTATGATAGATGCAGGAGAGGAAACAGGCATAATAAATGAAACAGAAAAAGAAATGATAAATGGCGTATTCAAATTCGATGATACACTGGCAAAAAATATAATGACGCCAAAGGTAAATGTTTTTGCCCTAGATGTAAATACTCCTCTTAAGGAAATCTTAAGTGAGGTGGCCAGGCATCAGTATTCTCGAATTCCGGTATATGAAGATGCAATTGACAATATAATCGGTATTTTGTACATGAAAGATTTGTTTATAGAGTTTCACAGCGGAACATTGGATCATAAATCCATAAAGGATCTCATAAGAGATGCTTATTTTGTTCCTGAGACTAAAAATATAGATGAATTATTTGAAGAAATGCAGCTTACCAACAATCATATGTCAATTTTAATAGATGAATATGGTGACTTTACAGGTATTGTAACTATAGATGACTTAATAGAAGAAGTAATGGGTAACATTCCAGATGAACACGACAAATATGATACAAGTGATGAATCTATAAAAAAAATAAGTCCAAATACCTATATAGTAGATGGTCTTGTTCCAATAGATGATATAAATGAAGAATTAAATATAGATCTTCCCTGCGATATTTTTGATACCGTTGGTGGTTTTGTAATAGACCTTCTAGGCCATATTCCAAAACATAATGAACATATCCCTTTAAAATACAACAACTTGATCTTTAAAATAAAAAATGTGAAAGAGAAGAGAATAGATAAAGTTGAAATAATTATAGAAGACAACCTCCAGATAAATCAAGCTGAAAATGGCATTGAGTAGGGACAATTTCTATGATTTAATAAAAACTGGTATAGTTATAAAAAACTATATCAGTTTTTTATAACCAGTTTTCATTTTCATAATAAAAACTAATAGGTAGTTATATGAAGTGTATTTTTTCTTTTGATCTCTGCATGGGACAGCATTTCATGCACTATATCCAAATATTTCTGGGATACTTTTGGACATTTTCTTAATATACTGTCAATTATAAAATCAATATTGTCATCAGTAACCTCTTTTGCATTTATATTACTTTCTGTATTTTCATTTTCACTTACTGCAATTTCATTTGTGTCGAGAGAGTCATATATATAATCCACTATTTCACATTTCATATCATCCTTTGTATCCTGAAAGTCTTTGGAAAAATATAACTTTCCATCTACGACTGCAAATTTTCCATAAATATATTCTCTTTTTACACCGGAAAATTCACTTGTTTCAGATGAGTCGTATTTCAAATGTTCCACATGCTTTACATCTACTATATAATTGCTATCTCTCCTTGTTAAAACACATCTTATATCAATATCCATCATTCTCTTTTTTATGTGTTCTGAAAAATTTTCTCCCAATTCCGAAATAAACATTTTTACAGATATGGTTTTTTTCATTTTATAATTTTTCTTCACAATAAATCCACTCCTTAATTTTACTTGAAATCACCTTGTAATAAAAAACCACCTTCTTAAAAGGTGGTAAAACACTTGATTGATGCTTATATCAACGTTCAATTCAATAATGTAAAATTATTAAAGTTTTATAACATTAGCAGCTTGAAGTCCCTTTGGTCCTTCTTCTACATCAAATTGAACTTTTTGGCCTTCTTCAAGATTTCTTCTTGGTTCATCACTCTGTATTGCAGTGAAGTGTACGAAAACATCGTTTTCCCCTGGAACTTCAATGAACCCAAATCCTTTCTCTGAGTTAAACCATTTTACTGTACCTGTTTTCATTTATTATCCTCCTAAAGATAAAACACTTATAATTGATATATCTTGATTTTGTATATCGGTGTTTATTAAATTATAATAACACAAACATATAAAATTAACAAATAGAGTTTTGTCAATTAAATATTTGTTGTTTAATTCATTATACAATAATTTTTCAAGATAATCAAATTGTATTGACATTATATCAATATTTAATTAACATACGAATTATAAAGACCAAAGGAGGCTACCATATGTATAAAAATACCATTTCGCCCAATAAAATAAGTCATGGACTTCTAGTCATAATGTCCTTAATCTGCTGTATTACAGTTGCCAATTTATACTATAATCAACCACTCCTCGGAGATATTGCAAGAAGCTTTAATGCATCAAGCAGGGACATAGGACTTGTATCCACATTAACCCAGATCGGCTACGGAACAGGAATGCTATTTATAATTCCTCTCGGAGATATAAAAGAAAGGCGTAATCTGATTTTAAAATTACTGATAATCTTATCAGTGTTTCTCGCACTATTCTCACTATCCCCAAATATAACATGTCTTATCATCACAAGCTTTATGATAGGATTTACAACAGTAATACCACAGCTTATAATACCTTTTGCCGCTGAACTCTCCAATCCTGAAGAAAGGGGAAAAATACTGGGCAGTGTATTCAGCGGACTATTTGCAGGTATACTTCTGGCACGCACTATAAGTGGTTTTATAGGTTCTCTTTGGGGATGGAAAGCCATGTACTACATAGCCTCAATATGCACAATTATATTATTTTTGATAGTTGCCAGATTTCTTCCAAGAAGCTACCCAAAATCAGAAAAATCCTATACACAGACAATGTTTTCACTGATAAACTTAATAAAGAATCAACCTGTATTGAGAGAAGCTTCTCTAAACGGTGCCATGATGTTCGGCACCTTCAGCATATTCTGGACTACTCTTATATTTTTTTTGGAGTCACCCGCTTACCACTTAGGCAGCAAATCCGTAGGATTGTTTGCTCTTCTTGGAATATCAAGCATCATAGCCTCACCTATTGTCGGCCGTATAAGTGATAAAAAGGGGGCAAAATTTATCGTTGGAATTTCCACCATGTTATCAATTCTTGCATTTATAATATTACTGATATTGGGCTACAAACTCTGGGGAATTGCATTAGGATTGATACTTTTAGACCTTGGAACCCAATCAGCTCAGGTTGGAAATCAAACTCGTGTACAAAGTCTTTCACCAGAATTCCGGAACAGATTAAATACAATTTTTATGGTATCGTATTTTCTTGGAGGTGCTCTTGGTTCTTTTATAGGCACATACAGCTGGACTGTTTTTAAATGGAACGGTGTCTGTATATCAGGGCTTGTATTTTTGACGATAGCTATTTTACATCACATATTTACAATAAGGAAAATTTAATTTTCCTTATTGTAAATTCCATCCCATCAGTCCGAACATCCTGTGCAGGATGAACACGGATAATTAATATTAAGTGATAAAGTCTTTATATTAAAATCATATTCGTCAATTGTATATTCAGATAAAAACTTGTGCATGAATCCATTGCTGAATTTAACTTTATTTTTTTGAAATTCAATGTTAAGAGGTATTACTTCCATACTGTTCTCATTGATTATACTCTGTTTCAACATTGGTCTGTATACCTGTTTCTCACCAGTCTTTTTATTGGTGACTTCTATTCTGTCCGTAGAAGTTATAAGTGACTCCACTTCACCTTCTCTGGAAAATGACAATGAATTCAAATCACCATGAATTCCCAAAGCAGCTGTATTATAAGCTTTTATAGTACCTATTTTTGTCTTTACAGCTATATTCGTACCAGGCTCAGCGGATTTTATCTTCCCATCCTCATAAAATGCCACACCTATTCTGGATGGCACGTCGCCTACCGGTGTGTGTATCTTTATATTGTTTCCACGCCAAAAAGTTATACTCTTTACGGAACCCCCCTCATAAAAATATATTCCTATAACTTTTTGCTTCAATTTACCTATAGAAAGATCGAATTCCAATTCCTCTGCCAGATTATACTCATCTTGTTCCGTCCAATAAGCAGTTATTTTACCATTCAACGGGAATATCCTCTTTATATCTCCATTTTCGTAAAATGTCATGAATTCAGCAGGTACAATCCCAATAGAAGTATTGACATGAATTTGCTTTTGCAGATAAATGCTCTTCAAGCCGCCATTTTTATAAAATGACAGCGACTCAATATGCTTTCTTCTAATTCCTCCATCTTCATACTGAGGCACAAGAGTTCCATAAGAACTATTTAACCTGTTTAAAGAATTTAAGGTACACTCC
Proteins encoded in this region:
- a CDS encoding hemolysin family protein, encoding MDSGPSSILIDLFLIFILIMLNAFFSAAEIAIVSVNKSRIRILADKGNKKAQLLLDLMKEPNRFLATIQDIITLAGFLASALSATSLSKPLAVILNKFNVPSSNEIAIVLGTIILSYFTLVFGELFPKQLALQNSEKMALFVVKPLLWTSKITFPFDKILTLSLNILSKVTKIKSTNIKNNVSIEEIQLMIDAGEETGIINETEKEMINGVFKFDDTLAKNIMTPKVNVFALDVNTPLKEILSEVARHQYSRIPVYEDAIDNIIGILYMKDLFIEFHSGTLDHKSIKDLIRDAYFVPETKNIDELFEEMQLTNNHMSILIDEYGDFTGIVTIDDLIEEVMGNIPDEHDKYDTSDESIKKISPNTYIVDGLVPIDDINEELNIDLPCDIFDTVGGFVIDLLGHIPKHNEHIPLKYNNLIFKIKNVKEKRIDKVEIIIEDNLQINQAENGIE
- the cbiM gene encoding cobalt transporter CbiM, with amino-acid sequence MHIPDNYLSPSTCAVMFAVMVPVWMRASKKVKKEITKKKLPVLGVCSAFSFLIMMFNVPLPGGTTGHAVGATLAAILLGPYAAVICVTIALLIQALFFGDGGILAFGANTFNMAFVMPFVGYTVYSFIKSRMKSAKGDYIPAFIGAYVGIVTAALIASIEFGIQPMLFRDVNGAALYCPYGLNVSIPAMVLPHLLIGLIEGGITAAVLAYVRKVSPGAVYENKPSARKPLYGLLILLILLCPIGLLAQGTAWGEWGSEEIKGIVGYIPEAFKNGFNYNALASDYAISGINDIAGYIISAVGGVAIILILVKLLSSSRKENNNS
- a CDS encoding cold-shock protein; translation: MKTGTVKWFNSEKGFGFIEVPGENDVFVHFTAIQSDEPRRNLEEGQKVQFDVEEGPKGLQAANVIKL
- a CDS encoding MFS transporter → MYKNTISPNKISHGLLVIMSLICCITVANLYYNQPLLGDIARSFNASSRDIGLVSTLTQIGYGTGMLFIIPLGDIKERRNLILKLLIILSVFLALFSLSPNITCLIITSFMIGFTTVIPQLIIPFAAELSNPEERGKILGSVFSGLFAGILLARTISGFIGSLWGWKAMYYIASICTIILFLIVARFLPRSYPKSEKSYTQTMFSLINLIKNQPVLREASLNGAMMFGTFSIFWTTLIFFLESPAYHLGSKSVGLFALLGISSIIASPIVGRISDKKGAKFIVGISTMLSILAFIILLILGYKLWGIALGLILLDLGTQSAQVGNQTRVQSLSPEFRNRLNTIFMVSYFLGGALGSFIGTYSWTVFKWNGVCISGLVFLTIAILHHIFTIRKI
- a CDS encoding cell wall-binding repeat-containing protein, encoding MNTGKKIIFALLGIVCLVFIFSFRAYAAQADTARYEGKDRYDTAVNVSRENFTHADCVIVVSGEDFADALSSTALAGKNKAPILLSQKNRLDDDVISEIERLGAKNAIIVGGEGAISNAVRNQLEKINVLVTRIGGHDRYDTSVQVAKSIGISNGIAIASGENFADALSMAPVAGARQIPIILTSSKTLSDSAKQFIDQNRGKRLYIIGGEGAVSSSIEGYIGDCERFAGINRYETNTAVIKAFLNKGYINMDTVYVASGSGFPDALSGSAAAAQTSSPIVIVNNNSINQQNIVKSNISSVTSIKIIGGKGAVSDAAVQRLINGTNIVVTLDPGHGGYDPGAVGYGGTMEKNITLPVALKIGKIIQQSGINVVYTRTSDRVSWPSNVSEDLQKRCEISDAAGSDYFVSIHMNSAGAEARGTETYYYSSSKEGRELAQYIQSSLVQAIASVDRGIKTANYYVIKNTAAPAVLVEVGFISNPQEERLLNSDDFQNKVASGIAKGIVQKIQQDN